Proteins from a genomic interval of Clostridium sp. AN503:
- a CDS encoding tripartite tricarboxylate transporter permease gives MGEIFQAFIMTFTPLSLLAAFAATLIGIVLGAIPGLNGGIGIAVMMPFTYSMSPTLGLLFLGGIYMGSSYGGAITAVLINCPGTSNATCTAIEGYPMAKQGRGKEALYYAAYASTAGGLVGVIALIFFTPALARLSLKFGPPEMLLVSVCGLAIIGSMSAGRVKQGIFSAVCGLGLKMIGMQASTGMPRFTWGTKLLLSGIDTIPAIIGLFALAEMVNQANILVKGNAKVEKMELEKGKTAFLTFKKTFSLKEYGVTLWKSSLIGTIVGILPGTGGAIASFIAYGDAKRSSKHPERFGHGAEDGLVAVESANNAAVGGSMVPMLGLGIPGSTNSAIMLGAMTVHGLVPGYQLFRETPGIAYGFLFGMLLTVIFMFIIGTYGVPLFSLILKVRMEQIVPIVIACSLLGAYSSRNSMADVFFACVFAVIGFVFHKFDIPCAPMLLGLILGGLIENYFVKTVMLANAAQQNVLRYVVTRPVCIVIVLVCAYLIYSNGKDAVKTAKIRKEIHDKK, from the coding sequence GTGGGGGAGATTTTTCAGGCGTTTATTATGACGTTTACTCCTCTGTCATTGCTTGCTGCATTTGCAGCGACTCTGATAGGGATCGTTCTGGGAGCCATCCCGGGGCTGAATGGAGGGATTGGTATTGCAGTGATGATGCCATTTACTTATAGTATGTCACCGACGCTGGGGCTCTTGTTTCTGGGGGGGATTTATATGGGATCCAGTTATGGCGGGGCTATTACGGCAGTTCTGATCAACTGTCCAGGCACGTCCAATGCAACATGCACCGCCATAGAGGGATATCCCATGGCGAAGCAGGGAAGAGGTAAGGAGGCGCTCTATTACGCAGCTTATGCAAGTACGGCAGGCGGTCTGGTAGGTGTCATTGCACTGATCTTTTTCACACCGGCCCTTGCACGCCTTTCGTTGAAATTCGGGCCACCGGAAATGCTTCTGGTATCTGTCTGCGGCCTGGCGATCATCGGAAGTATGTCTGCGGGGAGGGTGAAGCAGGGGATATTTTCGGCGGTATGTGGACTGGGACTAAAAATGATTGGAATGCAGGCCTCTACAGGAATGCCGCGTTTTACCTGGGGAACCAAACTTCTTCTGTCGGGAATTGATACAATTCCTGCGATCATTGGATTGTTTGCTCTTGCAGAAATGGTTAATCAGGCGAATATCCTGGTCAAAGGAAACGCAAAAGTAGAGAAAATGGAACTGGAAAAAGGAAAAACCGCTTTCTTGACTTTTAAGAAGACGTTTTCTTTAAAAGAATATGGCGTTACCCTGTGGAAATCCTCTCTGATCGGAACCATTGTGGGAATACTGCCGGGAACAGGGGGAGCGATCGCATCTTTCATAGCCTATGGAGATGCAAAACGGTCTTCGAAACATCCAGAACGGTTTGGACATGGCGCGGAGGATGGGCTTGTAGCTGTGGAAAGCGCTAATAACGCGGCGGTTGGAGGTTCTATGGTGCCGATGTTGGGACTGGGAATTCCCGGCTCCACAAATTCGGCGATCATGCTGGGGGCAATGACGGTGCATGGATTGGTGCCGGGCTATCAGTTGTTTCGGGAGACGCCGGGGATTGCGTACGGTTTTTTGTTTGGTATGCTGCTTACGGTCATCTTTATGTTTATCATAGGTACATATGGCGTGCCGTTGTTCTCCCTGATCCTTAAGGTGAGGATGGAGCAAATCGTACCGATTGTGATTGCCTGCAGCCTTTTGGGGGCGTACAGCTCCCGCAATTCCATGGCGGATGTGTTTTTCGCCTGTGTGTTCGCAGTGATCGGATTTGTGTTCCATAAATTTGATATTCCCTGTGCTCCCATGCTTCTGGGCTTGATCCTGGGAGGACTGATCGAGAATTATTTTGTAAAGACTGTTATGCTTGCCAATGCAGCGCAGCAGAATGTCCTCCGCTATGTCGTGACAAGGCCTGTGTGTATTGTTATTGTGCTGGTCTGTGCATATTTGATCTACAGCAACGGCAAAGACGCAGTCAAAACAGCAAAGATCAGGAAAGAGATCCATGATAAGAAATAA
- a CDS encoding sulfatase-like hydrolase/transferase — MDKLNIIMVFTDQHNGAVVHTAGDPWVRTPNMDRLAEEGVMFKNAYCNSPLCVPSRSSMLSGQMPHRTKIFNNAQCLPSDRATFVHSIAAAGYDTVLSGRMHFNGPDQRHGFEKRLVGDITTASLGISYAEDRYGYFKGCSMPGRESIEKSGKGECSVMAFDRDVTDAACDYLHTRKDKRPLFMVVGMYGPHPPYVGPEELFDYYYRVLPDPRPMTEEELQAAHPFERRFMEKRKIGKETPEEIKRVRAAYYSMVEYEDRLLGEILSAVEDTMGMENTLVLYASDHGDCIGEHGLFWKSNLREGALKVPMIFCWKGHTMAGKKMDGLVSLVDVAPTFLEAAQAQMLPVMDGESLFQTITKGAGIRADRIVMSEICDIKGDDPAAMIRKGRYKLCQYYGYEELMLFDLDTDPSEQINLSGDEEYREIREELLEELRKSWDQEEIYRERLLAEQDIAIRRGWAKAQNPVLFYDEWRQAGTRRNQNYLIVDGNRVFEEE, encoded by the coding sequence ATGGACAAGTTGAATATCATAATGGTGTTTACCGATCAGCACAATGGCGCGGTGGTGCATACCGCGGGGGACCCGTGGGTCCGTACTCCCAACATGGACAGGCTGGCAGAGGAAGGAGTCATGTTTAAAAATGCATACTGCAACTCCCCGCTCTGTGTTCCCAGCAGGAGTTCCATGTTGTCTGGACAAATGCCGCACAGAACAAAGATATTTAATAATGCACAATGTCTGCCAAGCGACAGGGCCACGTTTGTACACAGCATTGCGGCGGCAGGTTATGATACCGTGCTCTCCGGCAGGATGCATTTTAATGGGCCGGATCAGCGTCATGGATTTGAAAAGCGCCTGGTGGGGGATATTACAACAGCGTCTCTGGGAATATCCTACGCTGAGGATCGCTATGGATATTTTAAGGGCTGTTCCATGCCGGGCAGGGAGTCTATCGAAAAATCGGGAAAAGGAGAGTGCTCCGTTATGGCATTTGACCGGGATGTGACGGACGCTGCCTGCGACTATCTTCATACGAGAAAAGATAAACGGCCCCTGTTCATGGTGGTGGGGATGTATGGTCCGCATCCTCCGTATGTAGGTCCGGAGGAACTGTTTGATTATTACTATCGCGTCCTTCCTGATCCCAGGCCGATGACGGAGGAGGAGTTGCAGGCCGCCCATCCGTTTGAGCGGCGTTTTATGGAGAAACGGAAGATAGGAAAAGAGACTCCTGAGGAGATTAAGCGGGTAAGAGCCGCATATTACAGTATGGTAGAGTATGAGGACAGACTGCTCGGAGAGATATTGTCAGCAGTTGAGGACACCATGGGGATGGAAAACACTTTGGTCTTATATGCTTCCGACCACGGGGACTGCATTGGTGAGCACGGTCTGTTCTGGAAATCCAATTTAAGAGAAGGCGCCCTTAAAGTCCCGATGATCTTCTGCTGGAAGGGGCATACTATGGCCGGGAAAAAGATGGACGGTCTTGTAAGCCTGGTGGATGTGGCTCCCACATTTTTGGAGGCGGCTCAGGCACAGATGCTTCCTGTCATGGATGGAGAAAGTCTGTTCCAAACCATTACAAAGGGCGCAGGAATCCGTGCTGACAGGATTGTGATGAGCGAGATCTGTGATATTAAAGGGGATGATCCGGCGGCAATGATCAGAAAAGGCAGATATAAGCTGTGCCAGTATTATGGGTATGAGGAGTTGATGTTGTTTGATCTGGACACAGACCCAAGTGAACAGATTAATCTGAGTGGAGATGAGGAGTACCGGGAGATTCGGGAGGAACTGCTCGAAGAACTTAGAAAGAGCTGGGATCAGGAGGAGATATATCGGGAGAGATTGCTGGCAGAACAGGACATTGCAATCCGCCGCGGATGGGCCAAAGCGCAGAATCCGGTGCTTTTCTATGATGAGTGGAGACAGGCAGGCACACGGAGGAATCAAAATTATCTGATCGTAGATGGAAACAGGGTTTTTGAAGAAGAGTGA
- the pdaA gene encoding delta-lactam-biosynthetic de-N-acetylase, with amino-acid sequence MKRFYCPDRFYCKRIAACAFLLLMSFLLGHGLAYVTHREEPAVTASADGNWGLSFQQEGRPPIGNATPDYLKQYNAHYVANTQEKIIYLTFDAGYENGNTAAILDALKKHNVPATFFLVGNYINTSPDLVKRMVAEGHNVGNHTFHHPDMSKISTSETFSEELKSLEALYQEVTGQPMKRYYRPPQGKYSESNLQMAKDLGYDTFFWSLAYVDWYENKQPTHEEAFKKLLGRIHPGAIVLLHSTSKTNAEILDELLTKWEEMGYQFHSLDELAGGASAPAPSA; translated from the coding sequence ATGAAACGATTTTACTGTCCCGACCGGTTCTACTGCAAACGCATCGCGGCCTGTGCCTTTTTACTCCTTATGTCCTTTCTTCTGGGCCATGGGCTGGCATATGTGACCCACCGTGAGGAGCCTGCCGTCACCGCCTCAGCCGACGGCAACTGGGGCTTGAGCTTTCAGCAGGAGGGCAGGCCTCCCATCGGAAACGCCACCCCCGACTATCTAAAACAGTACAACGCCCATTACGTAGCCAATACCCAGGAAAAGATCATCTACCTGACCTTCGACGCCGGTTACGAAAACGGCAACACCGCCGCCATTTTAGACGCCCTCAAAAAACACAATGTCCCGGCCACCTTTTTCCTGGTGGGAAACTACATAAACACCAGTCCCGACCTGGTAAAACGCATGGTGGCTGAAGGGCACAACGTGGGCAACCACACCTTCCACCACCCGGATATGTCAAAGATCTCCACCTCGGAGACCTTCTCGGAGGAACTGAAATCCCTGGAAGCCCTGTACCAGGAGGTCACCGGACAGCCGATGAAACGGTATTACCGTCCTCCCCAGGGAAAATACAGCGAGTCCAACCTCCAGATGGCAAAGGACTTAGGCTATGACACCTTTTTCTGGAGCCTCGCCTATGTGGACTGGTATGAGAATAAACAGCCCACCCACGAGGAAGCGTTCAAAAAACTCCTCGGCCGCATCCACCCGGGCGCGATCGTACTTCTGCACAGCACCTCCAAAACCAATGCCGAGATACTGGATGAACTTTTGACAAAATGGGAGGAAATGGGCTACCAGTTCCATTCCCTGGATGAACTGGCAGGCGGAGCATCCGCCCCTGCTCCGTCAGCATAA